GGTATTCTGCCTCTGCCCTTGATCAAGATCGCAGAGGCGAAGCCTGCGGAAATGCCCGTCGTCGAGATTCCAGCCCACACCAGGGCCAAGCGAGGGCGCAAGCCCCTGCCGGATCACCTGCCGCGCATCGAAGTCGTTCACGATCTGCCAGAAGACCAGAAGGTCTGCGTCTGTGGGGCCTGCCTGAAGCGCATCGGTGAAGAAGTCTCCGAAAAGCTCGATTACGTTCCGGCCGTCATGCAGGTGGAGCGCCATATCCGACCCAAATATGCCTGTCCGGCCTGCGACGGCGAGGAGGGCACGCCGGTGGTGCGCATCGCGCCCATGCCACCGCAAATCATCCCCAAGGGTATGGCCACTCCGAGTCTGCTGGCGCAGGTCATCACCGCAAAGTTCGTCGATGCCATACCGTTCTATCGCCAGACCAAGCAGTTTGCCCGCTTGGGCGTGGACATCCCGCGCCATTCCATGTCCGGATGGGCCATGGCCGTGGCCAAGGCGCTGGAGCCGCTCGGAGAGTTGTTCCAGACGGAAATCCGCTCCGGGCCGGTCATCAACATGGACGAAACCACTCTGCAAGTCCTCAAGGAACCGGGCCGGCCCGACACTTCGACGTCATACCTGTGGCTTTTTCGTGGCGGTAACCCCGATCGGCCGACCGTGGTCTATCGCTACGACCCGACCAGATCGGGCTCCGTCCCCAAGGAGTATCTGGGCGAGTACAAGGGCTACATCCAGACCGACGGCTACGCCGGATACCAGGCCCTCGGT
This DNA window, taken from Deltaproteobacteria bacterium, encodes the following:
- a CDS encoding IS66 family transposase — translated: WDYYQQNRHLQDRVALLQAALYAPKSEKSKDLFQGILPLPLIKIAEAKPAEMPVVEIPAHTRAKRGRKPLPDHLPRIEVVHDLPEDQKVCVCGACLKRIGEEVSEKLDYVPAVMQVERHIRPKYACPACDGEEGTPVVRIAPMPPQIIPKGMATPSLLAQVITAKFVDAIPFYRQTKQFARLGVDIPRHSMSGWAMAVAKALEPLGELFQTEIRSGPVINMDETTLQVLKEPGRPDTSTSYLWLFRGGNPDRPTVVYRYDPTRSGSVPKEYLGEYKGYIQTDGYAGYQALGESDDIIHVGCMAHIRRKFVDVQKATSKKVMHGTAKEILDLIGLLYKVEHNIKELSPEEKVSKRREQAVPILDAIRAILDDRIDHVPPKSLLGQAMAYARNQWSRAVRYVDCGLLTPDNNAAENAIRPVALGRKNWLFAGVPRG